The genomic stretch TGAACTACAAGAATATAATGCTCTAGTCTTTTATATTAATTAAGCAGAGACCTCTAAGCTTTTCTAACAAcaatttaaaaaagaaagatgAAAGAGAGTTGTAGCAGCTGGAACTTAAGATAAAATATGTCTTATCTAAATTCCATTATACAACAATCTATTCCATTACTTTGTGAAGAGTTTGAGGCTCAATGGTACAATGAATCCTTGAGGGCTGGCACCAAACTCGCACCATGAATCCTtgatctgtcaaaaaaaaaacagagaCATCATCAGACATTATACCTGATAGTAACATACCTGCAGTAGTGAAGCCAGCAGCACAACCTCCACGCCCATCAAAAGCAGAACAGGTTCCATCCGACACCAAACCTGCAGCATCTGATACAGTTGATCTGATAATTTCAATTTAGAGTCATAAGCAGCCGCAACAGGATTGATATGCGGAAATGGCAAATACACACTGTGCACAACTATCTTCACATTGCGAATGACGTCAGCCACCTTAACTCTCACATAGTTAATTCTCATTGGCGCGAGTGTCACTCCACCAGAGGTTGTGATCAGAAGCGGCTGGCCTCGTTCCAATGAAGGCAGAGCAGTACCAACCAGAAAATTCTTGGATTTAGATGCGTAAAGTACCTGTTCCATATCGTAAATTAGATTGATGCCAAACCCATAAAGACTGAATTTTGGCTCTCCTGAAAACATCAGCGGGTAACAGATTCAGAAATTTATATAATGTGAATCtgtttttgattgattttgaaaTGGAGCATGGTGCTCTATTTATACAAGAAAAGTTTGATCATTCAAATTCTACATTTAAGGATGACCATCCTTATTCTATTAGTTTAAAGCCCAACCTCCACTAGTGGAAGTTTAATGCAAAACATGACTTTTCTTATTCTATGAAATTAAAGCCTAACATCCACTAGTGGAAGTGTAGTGAAAAACAGGACTCATCATATTCTCTATTACTCCCCCCACAAACTCAGTGGTGTTTGACACTCTGAGTTTGTCTCGAAGGAAACAAAATTGAGGACGAGCCAAAGATTTTGTGAGAATATCTGCAATTTGAAACTGTGCAGGAACATGTTCAACTAATAGCGATTTGTTGAGTACTTTTTCCCTGACAAAGAATATGTCTAACTCCATATGCTTTGTCCTTGAATGCAACACCGGATTGTGGCTAAGAGCAACTGTACTTTGATTATCACAATAGATGACAGGAGTAGGAATAGGCAAACACAATTCGTGAAGCAACGATTGAACCCAAAGAATTTCAGAGGCAGCAAGAGCAAGGCTGCGATATTCTGCTTCAGCAGAAGACTTGGCAACAAGAGTTTGCTTTTTAGACCACCAAGAGATGAGGTTAGGTCCCAAAAATACACAAGCACCAGAAGTTGAGCGTCTGTCATCCATATCTGatgcccaatcagcatcacagTAGGCCCTGAGATGAATAGGAGCAGCAGAACTAGCTGGTTTGAACACCAATCCATAATCACTTGTACCTTTAAGATACCTTAAGATTCTCTTTACGGCAGACCAATGAGAAACCAGAGGTTGAGACATAAATTGACACACCTTATTCACAGAGTAACCGAGCTCTGGTCTGGTAATGGTAACATATTGTAGAGCACCTACAATGCTCCTGTAAAGTGCTGGATCTTCAAAGAAATCAGTACCAGCTTTAGAGAGTTTAACTGCAGCTGGGAGAGGTGTAGTAATACTTTTGCAACCATCCATCTCTGCTCTCTGCAGGAGATCTCTCACATATTTTCCTTGAGACAGCAGTAAATTACCATTGAAAGTGCGCTTAACCTCAATTCCAAGAAAATAGTCTAGATCACCCAGTTGTTTGAGAGAGAAAACACTGTCTAGTTTGGTAATGAGTTGTTGAATCATAATAGGTGAGGAACCAGTGAGGATAATATCATCGACATAGATaagcatgtagatgcaacaacctTTGTTGTTGAATATGATGCATCAACAACGAAAGGCATTGAATGATGCAGTCATGATGATAAGAGGTCCGCAGTCCTGATGCAACCAAA from Vicia villosa cultivar HV-30 ecotype Madison, WI linkage group LG4, Vvil1.0, whole genome shotgun sequence encodes the following:
- the LOC131596713 gene encoding uncharacterized mitochondrial protein AtMg00810-like yields the protein MLIYVDDIILTGSSPIMIQQLITKLDSVFSLKQLGDLDYFLGIEVKRTFNGNLLLSQGKYVRDLLQRAEMDGCKSITTPLPAAVKLSKAGTDFFEDPALYRSIVGALQYVTITRPELGYSVNKVCQFMSQPLVSHWSAVKRILRYLKGTSDYGLVFKPASSAAPIHLRAYCDADWASDMDDRRSTSGACVFLGPNLISWWSKKQTLVAKSSAEAEYRSLALAASEILWVQSLLHELCLPIPTPVIYCDNQSTVALSHNPVLHSRTKHMELDIFFVREKVLYASKSKNFLVGTALPSLERGQPLLITTSGGVTLAPMRINYVRVKVADVIRNVKIVVHSVYLPFPHINPVAAAYDSKLKLSDQLYQMLQVWCRMEPVLLLMGVEIKDSWCEFGASPQGFIVPLSLKLFTNFILTIKIWTRQTFQIIF